One genomic region from Chthonomonas calidirosea T49 encodes:
- a CDS encoding aldehyde dehydrogenase family protein: MESTPMLGHKMRTIRSISPLTQETIGCYPIATEEEVNATIHRANKALLHWSRLTPRQRGDYLKQLRRVLAAQAEQLVSTIHQEIGKPLQEVYGAEILPSLSAIKWLEQQIAHYLRPRRLRQVTLAPQPYGVVGIIGTWNYPLWLNLTPILWALAAGNTVVWKPSELATASSFALQSCLEQAELPVFLVIGDAQVGQALCRSSIQKLAFTGSTATGRSILSTLAQGPTPAVMELSGNDASIVTAYADLPSAARCLVWARCCNAGQSCVAPQRIFVHQKCYHEFLTLCQQQMERLQLEQELTPLRTENLRSNLHQRVQAACAQGAELLTGGYALSRTGYFYAPTLVADCTDDMALMQEDLFGPVLAVSSVHSDEEAVERANRSEFTLGVSIWTKDRQHGRFLAQQLRAAVVTINEVELLIAANPAIPFGGWRLSGFGKQRGREGLDEFVVWKAIYHTSPFKRRYHLFPYHHANVHLLRSLVELYIPSSLHHRLQALFSLFAAVLSWRREHQYALKNNVHRGGK; this comes from the coding sequence ATGGAATCCACTCCCATGCTAGGCCATAAAATGCGCACGATTCGCTCCATATCCCCGCTTACCCAAGAGACTATCGGTTGCTACCCCATTGCAACCGAAGAAGAGGTGAATGCGACCATTCATCGCGCCAACAAGGCTTTACTCCACTGGTCGCGCCTTACGCCCCGCCAGCGTGGTGACTACCTAAAACAACTTCGCAGGGTGCTAGCAGCCCAAGCGGAACAACTCGTGTCAACCATTCACCAAGAGATCGGCAAGCCGCTTCAGGAGGTCTACGGAGCCGAGATCTTGCCCTCGCTCTCAGCCATTAAATGGCTTGAACAACAGATTGCCCACTACCTGCGCCCTCGTCGTCTTCGCCAGGTGACCCTTGCCCCCCAACCCTACGGTGTTGTAGGCATCATCGGCACCTGGAACTATCCCTTATGGCTCAACCTTACCCCTATTCTCTGGGCACTCGCAGCTGGCAACACCGTGGTATGGAAACCATCCGAGCTAGCTACCGCTTCGTCGTTCGCCCTGCAAAGCTGCCTTGAACAAGCCGAGCTCCCCGTCTTCCTTGTTATAGGCGATGCCCAAGTAGGTCAAGCGCTCTGTCGAAGCAGCATCCAGAAGCTTGCTTTCACAGGTAGTACGGCCACGGGCCGCAGCATTCTATCCACTCTAGCACAAGGGCCTACTCCTGCCGTTATGGAGTTATCTGGCAATGATGCTAGCATCGTAACCGCTTATGCAGACCTGCCATCTGCCGCGCGCTGTCTTGTATGGGCACGCTGTTGCAATGCCGGTCAAAGTTGCGTTGCTCCGCAACGTATTTTTGTTCATCAAAAATGCTATCATGAGTTTCTTACCCTATGCCAACAACAAATGGAACGGTTGCAGCTCGAACAAGAGCTAACCCCTCTGCGTACCGAAAACTTGCGAAGCAATCTCCACCAACGCGTTCAGGCAGCCTGTGCACAGGGCGCAGAGTTGCTTACAGGAGGATACGCGCTTTCACGCACAGGTTACTTCTACGCCCCCACGCTGGTCGCAGACTGCACCGACGACATGGCCCTTATGCAGGAAGACCTCTTTGGGCCTGTGCTCGCCGTTTCATCCGTTCATAGCGATGAGGAAGCCGTAGAACGCGCCAACCGCTCGGAATTTACCCTTGGCGTCAGCATCTGGACAAAAGACAGACAACACGGCCGCTTCTTAGCTCAGCAACTGCGGGCCGCAGTTGTTACCATCAACGAGGTGGAGCTGCTGATCGCTGCGAACCCTGCGATACCCTTCGGAGGATGGCGCCTAAGTGGTTTTGGGAAGCAGCGCGGGCGCGAAGGGCTGGATGAGTTCGTGGTGTGGAAGGCCATATACCATACGTCACCATTCAAACGGAGATATCATCTTTTCCCATACCATCATGCTAACGTGCATCTGCTTCGCTCACTTGTGGAGCTCTACATCCCTTCCTCGCTTCACCATCGCCTTCAAGCGCTTTTCTCTCTCTTTGCTGCTGTGCTAAGCTGGAGACGAGAACACCAATACGCTCTCAAAAATAACGTCCATCGAGGAGGTAAATAG
- the fabG gene encoding 3-oxoacyl-[acyl-carrier-protein] reductase: MKLQNRVAIVTGASRGIGKAIALELAAEGAKVVINYNRNAASAEETARVLLESGKEAFAFQADVADASQVEKLVQSTIERFGRVDILINNAGVTRDKLVMRMSEEDWDAVLNTNLKGAFLCSRAVTPIFLRQRSGVIVNISSVIGKVGGPGQANYSASKAGLIGLTKSLAKELGSRNIRVNAIAPGFIETEMTDVLKPEQREAALKQIPLARFGGSREVARVAVFLCSDDASYIHGEVITVDGGLYM; this comes from the coding sequence ATGAAACTACAAAATCGCGTCGCTATCGTCACTGGAGCCAGCCGAGGCATAGGTAAAGCGATTGCCCTTGAACTCGCTGCCGAAGGAGCAAAAGTGGTTATTAACTACAATCGCAATGCTGCCTCCGCAGAAGAAACCGCGAGAGTGCTCCTAGAGAGCGGAAAGGAGGCCTTTGCCTTCCAGGCAGACGTTGCCGACGCTTCTCAAGTGGAAAAACTGGTGCAGAGCACCATCGAACGCTTCGGCAGAGTAGATATCCTGATCAACAACGCGGGGGTCACTCGAGATAAGCTCGTCATGCGCATGAGCGAAGAAGATTGGGATGCTGTGCTGAATACAAACCTTAAAGGGGCCTTTCTCTGCTCGCGTGCGGTGACTCCTATCTTTCTTAGACAGCGCAGCGGCGTCATCGTTAACATTAGTAGCGTGATCGGTAAAGTGGGCGGGCCGGGTCAAGCAAACTATAGCGCATCGAAAGCGGGGCTGATTGGTCTGACAAAATCTCTGGCAAAAGAGCTAGGCTCTCGTAATATCCGCGTGAATGCCATCGCTCCAGGCTTTATCGAAACCGAAATGACCGACGTGCTGAAACCCGAACAACGCGAGGCAGCACTAAAACAGATACCCTTGGCGCGATTTGGAGGCAGTAGAGAGGTCGCACGCGTTGCGGTCTTCCTCTGCTCGGACGATGCTTCCTATATCCATGGTGAGGTCATCACCGTGGATGGTGGACTGTATATGTGA
- the fabD gene encoding ACP S-malonyltransferase, translating to MSKVAFLFPGQGSQKVGMGRSFYESFAEARALFERANALLGFPLSDLCFEGPEEVLKSTENAQPALYVTSYVAYRCLQSLCPRRPDAVAGHSVGEYAALAVAEVFSFEDGLRLVRRRGELMRDASRKRPGTMAALLGATLDMAREVCLAARDAGIVSVANVNGAGQIVISGEPAAVEKTAQLAKERGVKRVVPLAVSGGFHSPLMVEAGDALYNDIAAVPLRKPTIPIIANINARYIEQPIDIVSGLTMQVSGSVLWEPSMQRLVQDGFRIFIELGSGEVLTGLMKRIAPDVTALSAYDAQTLSKVAELLAHFVQSGVNE from the coding sequence ATGAGTAAAGTCGCATTTCTGTTTCCAGGTCAAGGCTCCCAAAAGGTTGGCATGGGGCGCTCGTTTTACGAAAGCTTTGCTGAGGCTCGTGCGCTTTTCGAGCGGGCAAATGCCCTTCTCGGATTTCCGCTTAGCGATCTCTGCTTTGAAGGCCCCGAAGAGGTGCTGAAATCTACCGAAAATGCACAGCCCGCGCTCTACGTTACAAGCTATGTCGCCTATCGTTGTCTACAATCCCTCTGTCCGCGTCGCCCGGATGCCGTGGCAGGTCATAGTGTGGGCGAATATGCAGCTCTTGCCGTGGCAGAGGTCTTTTCTTTCGAAGATGGCCTCCGACTTGTCCGCCGCCGTGGAGAACTGATGCGTGATGCCTCTCGAAAACGCCCGGGCACCATGGCGGCTCTCCTCGGAGCCACTCTAGATATGGCTCGAGAAGTCTGCCTCGCCGCTCGAGATGCCGGCATCGTCAGCGTCGCTAATGTGAATGGTGCCGGACAGATCGTCATCTCCGGCGAGCCTGCTGCAGTGGAGAAGACCGCTCAGCTCGCAAAAGAGCGCGGGGTAAAGCGCGTCGTGCCCTTAGCCGTGTCAGGCGGCTTCCACTCGCCCCTCATGGTAGAAGCCGGCGATGCCCTCTATAACGATATCGCCGCCGTGCCACTTCGAAAACCTACTATTCCTATCATAGCGAATATCAACGCCCGCTATATCGAACAGCCAATAGATATAGTCTCCGGCCTCACTATGCAGGTAAGCGGTAGCGTCCTGTGGGAACCCTCTATGCAGCGCCTCGTTCAAGATGGTTTCCGTATCTTTATTGAGCTTGGCAGTGGTGAAGTGCTCACTGGCCTCATGAAACGCATTGCTCCCGATGTCACAGCGTTAAGCGCCTACGATGCACAAACTCTCTCCAAAGTTGCGGAACTGCTAGCCCACTTCGTACAGTCTGGAGTCAACGAATGA
- a CDS encoding phytoene desaturase family protein: MRIAVIGGGLAGLAAAVRLAHAGHRVTLYEKNSHLGGKMNVWQADGFTFDMGPTIITKPEVIERLFHAVGRHYRDYLNLVALDPQWRAFFADGSHLDLYSSLHQMNSELQRFAPQEVSNYLRFLRYSHRMNTIAERWFYWKPYGSLRDLMTASPLNLQSALLALQMDPFTTMHRAIRKHFQDERLAQLFEHFVQYVGSSPFVAPAILCLIVWVQIGQGCWYPMGGTGEIARALGALCHEFGVDIRLNTFVEHIETADGKIAGVLPSGGQLERFDAVIANSDIVHTLERLLDIPEAKAYLKNRQKQLEPACSGIVLYLGCNRTWPQLQHHNFFFSANSDAEFRDLYEHKIPHQDPTCYLAVPSITDPSVAPPNTTALYVLVHCPYLTDAFNWQQMGTDYQQCILSKLERSGLVGLRESIQVSYMLTPQDIEQLYWANRGAIYGVVTQRGLRSAFKTGNRSHLIKGLYFAGGSVNPGPGVPMVLMSGQIAAECVLEDFGTATHPLQREFESAHY, translated from the coding sequence GTGCGAATCGCTGTTATTGGAGGCGGATTAGCAGGATTAGCCGCGGCCGTACGCCTCGCGCATGCCGGACATCGCGTAACCCTCTACGAAAAAAATAGTCACCTCGGTGGCAAAATGAACGTCTGGCAAGCAGATGGGTTCACCTTCGACATGGGCCCTACCATTATCACAAAACCGGAGGTGATCGAGCGGCTGTTTCATGCGGTCGGCCGTCATTACAGGGACTACCTTAACCTCGTTGCCCTTGATCCGCAATGGCGCGCTTTTTTCGCCGATGGTTCACATCTTGACCTCTACTCCTCTCTTCATCAAATGAATTCCGAGTTACAGAGGTTCGCCCCACAAGAAGTAAGTAACTATCTCCGCTTTCTTCGCTACAGCCATCGCATGAACACAATCGCCGAGCGATGGTTCTACTGGAAACCCTACGGCAGCCTGCGCGACCTGATGACAGCCAGCCCACTGAACCTTCAATCGGCTCTCCTCGCTCTTCAAATGGATCCCTTCACCACCATGCATCGCGCGATCCGCAAGCACTTCCAAGATGAACGATTAGCCCAACTATTCGAACACTTCGTACAGTACGTAGGTTCTTCACCGTTTGTGGCACCGGCCATTCTCTGCCTCATTGTATGGGTTCAAATCGGGCAAGGCTGTTGGTATCCCATGGGAGGTACCGGAGAAATTGCAAGGGCTTTAGGGGCGCTCTGTCATGAGTTTGGCGTGGACATTCGCCTTAACACCTTCGTCGAGCACATCGAAACAGCCGACGGCAAAATCGCCGGTGTATTGCCATCGGGAGGTCAACTTGAGCGGTTTGATGCCGTTATAGCGAACTCCGATATCGTGCACACCTTAGAGCGGCTTCTCGATATTCCTGAAGCCAAAGCTTATCTCAAAAACCGCCAGAAGCAGCTAGAGCCGGCCTGTTCCGGCATCGTGCTCTATCTCGGATGTAACCGCACATGGCCACAGCTTCAACATCACAACTTCTTCTTCTCTGCTAATAGCGACGCCGAGTTTCGCGATCTCTACGAACATAAAATCCCTCATCAAGACCCAACCTGCTATCTGGCCGTGCCGAGTATAACCGACCCTTCTGTAGCTCCGCCTAATACCACCGCCCTCTATGTGCTGGTTCACTGCCCCTATCTTACCGATGCCTTTAATTGGCAGCAGATGGGCACCGACTATCAACAATGTATTCTCTCAAAGTTGGAACGCTCCGGCCTAGTCGGATTGAGAGAATCTATTCAGGTTTCCTACATGCTTACGCCACAAGATATCGAACAGCTCTACTGGGCAAACCGTGGTGCGATCTATGGGGTCGTTACGCAACGAGGACTACGTTCGGCCTTTAAAACAGGCAATCGAAGCCATCTTATTAAAGGCCTCTACTTTGCTGGTGGCAGCGTGAACCCTGGCCCCGGTGTTCCTATGGTGCTTATGTCAGGGCAAATCGCCGCGGAATGTGTGCTTGAAGATTTTGGTACGGCAACGCATCCTTTGCAAAGAGAGTTCGAATCTGCCCATTACTAA
- a CDS encoding Gfo/Idh/MocA family protein yields the protein MSLKSTRREFLGSALVGGFSIWIADPSRAQGGKSPNERVQFACIGVGGKGDSDTADAARLGDVVAICDVDENTLNRAAQKYPSAKKYNDYRKMLEEMGSSIDAVTVSTPDHSHAPAALMAMEMGKHCFCQKPLAHSIYEIHRMMEVARQKKLATQMGNQGTALDSLRRFAAMVRAGAIGDIQEVHVWTNRPIWPQGISRPAPEPVPSYLHWNLWIGPAPFRPYAPGYHPFSWRGWWDFGTGAIGDMACHTMNLPFMALDLRDPIAVEAETSGTNHDSYPSWSIIHYYFGPAEQVGPPSSAWPADMVKPFKRPAVVMHWYDGGKLPPDDVLTDVPKDPKTGKISSSGSLMIGTKGKVYSPGDYGENNILIGGVDVGEVSFPQSPGHFEEFVRAIKEGVPAMSNFPDYAGPLASMAILGNLAVWSAGKKIEWDARRMVATNAPEVMHIVHPTYRHGYHM from the coding sequence ATGAGCCTAAAGAGTACGCGTCGTGAGTTTTTGGGCAGCGCCTTAGTCGGCGGTTTCAGCATATGGATCGCTGACCCGTCACGTGCCCAAGGAGGAAAGTCGCCAAACGAGCGAGTTCAGTTTGCCTGCATCGGTGTAGGTGGTAAAGGAGATAGCGATACGGCGGATGCTGCTCGTTTGGGTGATGTCGTAGCTATTTGTGATGTGGATGAGAACACTCTCAACCGCGCAGCTCAAAAATACCCATCGGCCAAAAAGTACAACGATTACCGCAAGATGCTTGAGGAGATGGGGTCAAGCATAGATGCGGTAACCGTGAGCACGCCGGACCATTCGCACGCACCGGCAGCCCTCATGGCGATGGAGATGGGAAAGCACTGTTTTTGTCAGAAACCTCTCGCCCACAGTATCTATGAGATCCATCGCATGATGGAGGTCGCTCGGCAGAAGAAGCTTGCTACTCAGATGGGCAACCAAGGAACGGCATTAGATAGCTTGCGGCGATTTGCGGCTATGGTGCGAGCGGGAGCTATTGGAGATATCCAGGAGGTTCACGTCTGGACAAATCGCCCCATATGGCCCCAAGGTATTAGCCGTCCTGCCCCCGAGCCTGTGCCCTCCTATCTGCACTGGAACTTATGGATTGGGCCAGCACCATTTCGGCCCTATGCACCGGGTTATCATCCGTTTTCATGGCGCGGCTGGTGGGATTTTGGCACAGGCGCTATAGGGGATATGGCCTGTCATACTATGAATCTTCCCTTCATGGCGCTTGACCTACGAGATCCGATTGCGGTAGAGGCCGAGACATCTGGGACGAACCATGATAGCTATCCGTCTTGGTCTATTATTCACTACTACTTCGGCCCAGCCGAGCAGGTGGGGCCGCCCTCCTCTGCCTGGCCGGCCGATATGGTAAAGCCATTTAAGCGGCCTGCTGTGGTCATGCACTGGTACGATGGAGGAAAGCTGCCGCCAGATGACGTGCTTACGGATGTACCAAAAGACCCTAAGACGGGCAAAATTAGCTCGAGCGGCTCCTTGATGATAGGCACCAAGGGAAAAGTCTACTCCCCCGGCGATTATGGTGAAAACAATATTTTGATCGGGGGCGTGGATGTGGGAGAGGTTTCGTTCCCGCAATCTCCGGGCCATTTCGAGGAGTTCGTGCGTGCAATCAAAGAGGGAGTGCCTGCCATGTCTAACTTTCCAGACTATGCAGGGCCACTAGCTTCCATGGCGATACTAGGCAATCTAGCTGTTTGGTCTGCTGGAAAGAAGATCGAATGGGATGCCAGGAGAATGGTAGCAACGAACGCTCCTGAGGTTATGCACATCGTTCATCCGACCTATCGGCACGGTTATCACATGTAG
- the rpsU gene encoding 30S ribosomal protein S21, with the protein MAQVKVNPGESLDVALKRFKKMIMESGILKEAREHEHYEKPSDRRRREEAARQRKLLRARRQAEAREGR; encoded by the coding sequence TTGGCACAGGTAAAAGTAAATCCTGGTGAAAGTTTGGATGTGGCGCTGAAGCGCTTTAAGAAGATGATCATGGAGAGCGGTATTCTGAAAGAGGCGCGCGAACACGAGCACTACGAAAAACCAAGTGATCGGCGCCGCCGTGAGGAGGCCGCTCGCCAGCGCAAGCTACTTCGCGCTCGTCGTCAAGCGGAAGCGCGCGAAGGACGGTAG
- a CDS encoding LCP family protein → MKENRPTTNALNSQLNKRARIATWFKRGLITIVSLVFLSIGIIAGSFYARSPFIRKLVNNYFTPHNIASVIAHRDIFAPYAVSRQFQGQQQHNLIIALLGCDADYYNDKPVPIPGSPGRSDALLIAHVDFDNNTLNIVSIPRDSAVHIPGHRGFDKINAAHEWGRNALTDATLQQDFGINPDYTVALHFESFQKIVDAVGGVDLYVDKDLNYDDNWGHLHVHLKKGYQHLNGYQAMGFVRIRHCDNDLVREQRQHEFLEALRAKVTSPKTFLALPDILNTVADDIETNMSQGQMLALVHWATQLPQQNIHFSILPCVEGRSYVYIKPAEATKMLADMLYNGDTTKVSLNVVPPPNKSLALNPYSRRRSRYRHHTL, encoded by the coding sequence ATGAAAGAGAACCGCCCAACGACGAATGCTCTGAACAGCCAGCTTAATAAGCGTGCTCGAATTGCAACGTGGTTCAAACGAGGTCTCATCACAATCGTCAGCCTTGTCTTTCTTAGTATAGGAATCATCGCCGGCAGCTTTTATGCTCGAAGCCCTTTCATACGCAAACTAGTAAATAACTATTTCACCCCCCACAATATTGCATCTGTCATTGCACATCGCGATATTTTTGCGCCCTATGCAGTTTCACGCCAATTCCAAGGACAGCAACAACATAACCTGATCATTGCTCTCCTTGGCTGCGATGCCGACTATTACAACGATAAACCTGTGCCCATTCCAGGCTCACCCGGTCGTAGCGACGCCCTTCTAATCGCCCATGTGGATTTCGATAATAATACACTAAATATCGTCTCTATTCCACGCGACTCAGCAGTTCATATTCCCGGACATCGCGGTTTCGACAAGATTAACGCGGCACATGAATGGGGTCGCAATGCGCTGACCGATGCAACATTGCAACAGGATTTCGGCATTAATCCGGATTATACGGTAGCCCTCCATTTTGAAAGCTTTCAAAAAATTGTGGATGCAGTGGGGGGTGTGGACCTCTATGTAGATAAAGATCTCAACTACGACGATAATTGGGGCCACCTTCATGTCCATCTAAAAAAAGGATACCAGCATCTCAACGGCTATCAAGCAATGGGATTTGTGCGTATTCGCCATTGCGATAATGACTTAGTAAGGGAACAACGTCAACACGAGTTCTTGGAAGCGTTACGTGCTAAAGTAACGAGTCCAAAAACTTTCTTAGCTCTTCCCGATATCCTCAACACAGTGGCGGATGACATAGAAACCAACATGTCGCAAGGGCAGATGCTAGCCCTCGTGCATTGGGCTACCCAACTCCCCCAACAAAACATCCATTTCTCCATCCTACCCTGCGTAGAGGGGCGAAGCTATGTCTACATTAAACCTGCCGAAGCCACCAAAATGCTCGCTGATATGCTCTACAACGGGGACACCACAAAGGTAAGCCTCAATGTCGTTCCTCCCCCTAATAAATCGCTCGCTCTGAACCCCTACTCGCGCCGCCGTAGTCGTTACCGGCATCATACGTTGTAA
- a CDS encoding DUF5658 family protein — translation MRSEKTQKQRFTVESWLMALIGLADLGSTILFIERHGAQEANPIFRHFWEMGLGAFIVAKLVCLIGPLLVMEWARQRHPLFVTGALRIAIVGYLALYGVGVLHLNHTAKADIPLAANDPSALQLDYLSQQMAIKVQMIAQRAHKTRFARPPQPADAEFCLRPAPPIVRGRTPFLR, via the coding sequence TTGAGATCGGAGAAAACACAAAAACAGCGATTCACTGTCGAAAGCTGGCTCATGGCTCTTATTGGCCTAGCCGACCTTGGCAGTACCATCCTGTTTATAGAACGACATGGCGCGCAGGAAGCGAACCCCATCTTTCGCCATTTCTGGGAAATGGGGCTAGGAGCCTTTATTGTGGCTAAGCTCGTCTGCCTTATTGGGCCTCTACTTGTCATGGAGTGGGCGCGTCAGCGCCATCCGCTTTTCGTTACGGGAGCCCTACGCATCGCTATCGTCGGCTACCTTGCTCTTTACGGGGTAGGCGTGCTCCATCTAAACCACACAGCGAAAGCGGACATTCCCCTTGCAGCGAACGATCCTTCTGCGCTCCAACTCGATTATCTTAGCCAGCAAATGGCCATAAAGGTACAGATGATCGCACAGAGAGCCCATAAAACGCGGTTTGCACGTCCCCCACAACCTGCAGATGCCGAATTTTGTTTGCGTCCTGCCCCGCCTATCGTCAGAGGCAGGACGCCCTTCTTACGCTAG
- a CDS encoding mechanosensitive ion channel family protein, giving the protein MPLTLEHKLGRYLDPVYWQNIWHLFVNRGLEALIQVVVLIFLYFVLRSVLFRIVDGGMARIVRHHPDGAGLGRMKTLQGLARSILSYLLFFIFGVLILKAIGVNIIPFIEAAGVIGLAIGFGAQKLVRDMISGFFIIVDNTFMVGEMVTIAGVTGVVQNIGMRVTRIVDNSGRIYMIANGDIGTVTNLSRNPIVDFVEINVAASADLQKIMEVVEAIGKQLVEAPGSVLKKAPTLEGIMAFSASSMTIRVSLATDPIHLSTEQMRLRGALREAFIEAGIALA; this is encoded by the coding sequence ATGCCCTTAACGCTAGAGCATAAGCTGGGAAGATATCTGGATCCGGTCTACTGGCAAAACATTTGGCATCTGTTCGTGAATCGAGGCTTAGAGGCCTTAATTCAAGTAGTCGTACTTATTTTTCTCTATTTTGTGCTGCGCAGCGTATTGTTTCGTATCGTAGATGGAGGTATGGCGCGGATCGTACGTCATCACCCAGATGGAGCTGGGCTGGGACGTATGAAAACCCTGCAGGGATTGGCGCGCAGCATTTTAAGCTATCTGCTTTTTTTCATCTTCGGTGTGTTGATCCTGAAAGCGATTGGGGTGAACATCATTCCGTTTATTGAAGCGGCCGGCGTGATTGGGCTAGCGATAGGGTTTGGTGCTCAGAAGTTGGTACGGGATATGATCTCTGGTTTTTTTATCATTGTAGATAATACATTTATGGTAGGAGAGATGGTAACAATTGCCGGAGTAACCGGAGTGGTGCAAAATATAGGCATGCGCGTAACGCGCATTGTGGATAATTCCGGACGCATCTACATGATAGCCAACGGGGACATAGGAACGGTAACGAACCTATCGCGTAATCCCATTGTAGACTTTGTGGAGATCAACGTAGCTGCTTCCGCGGATTTGCAAAAGATTATGGAGGTAGTTGAGGCTATAGGGAAGCAGCTTGTGGAGGCACCGGGCAGCGTACTGAAGAAAGCCCCTACATTGGAGGGTATTATGGCCTTTTCTGCAAGTTCGATGACGATTCGAGTAAGTTTGGCAACAGACCCCATTCATCTCTCAACAGAGCAGATGCGCTTGCGGGGTGCTTTACGGGAAGCATTCATTGAGGCTGGTATCGCTTTAGCTTGA
- the acpP gene encoding acyl carrier protein, whose protein sequence is MSTTFDRVRKVLLDRLDVTEEEIVPEASLVNDLKADSLDVMEIVLRLEDEFTIDIPDEDAEKIVTVQDIVDYIDKKAAAS, encoded by the coding sequence ATGTCTACAACTTTCGATCGTGTGCGTAAGGTGCTGCTTGATAGACTTGATGTCACTGAAGAGGAGATCGTTCCTGAAGCCTCTCTGGTGAACGACCTGAAAGCCGACTCTTTAGACGTGATGGAGATTGTGCTTCGTCTTGAGGACGAGTTCACCATAGATATCCCCGACGAAGATGCCGAAAAGATTGTCACCGTTCAAGACATCGTGGACTACATAGACAAAAAGGCTGCAGCCTCATGA
- the fabF gene encoding beta-ketoacyl-ACP synthase II encodes MPRRVVITGIGAVTPLGHTAEDTWRACLSGCSGVGPITFFDASGYSTRIAAEIKDWDPSPYFESRKEARRLDRFVQFAVAASRMAIEDAKLEITPDNSERVGVYIGSGIGGLATLEEWHKTLLERGPDRITPFLIPAIICNMGAGMVSILTGARGPNSCITTACTTGLNNIGDAYELIKRGGADVVIAGGAEAAITPLGIAGFCAARTMSTRNEEPTRASRPFDAQRDGFVMGEGAGIVILEALDSALARNAKIYAEVVGYGMSGDAHHVTAPPDDGNGAIRCMRAALNEAGVKPEEVDYINAHGTSTELNDRIETLAIKAVFGEHAYRIPVSSTKSMTAHMVGAAGAVETIFCALAIRDRIVPPTINYEYPDPNCDLDYVPNKARPADVNIALSNSFGFGGHNGSILLKRYSH; translated from the coding sequence GTGCCAAGGCGCGTGGTGATCACGGGTATCGGCGCCGTGACGCCCCTTGGGCATACTGCAGAAGATACCTGGAGAGCTTGCCTGTCCGGCTGCTCCGGCGTCGGCCCCATCACCTTCTTCGATGCCAGTGGCTACAGTACGCGCATAGCCGCCGAGATCAAAGACTGGGATCCTTCCCCTTACTTCGAGTCCCGAAAAGAGGCACGTCGACTGGATAGATTCGTCCAGTTTGCCGTTGCGGCCTCACGTATGGCCATCGAAGACGCTAAACTGGAGATCACCCCAGACAACAGCGAGCGTGTAGGCGTCTATATTGGCTCCGGTATCGGCGGTCTAGCAACTCTCGAAGAGTGGCACAAAACGTTGCTAGAACGCGGCCCCGATCGCATCACACCGTTTCTCATTCCCGCGATCATCTGCAACATGGGAGCTGGAATGGTCTCGATCCTTACCGGTGCCCGTGGGCCGAACTCCTGCATTACCACCGCCTGCACCACAGGTCTGAATAACATCGGCGATGCTTACGAGCTCATCAAACGTGGCGGTGCCGACGTAGTGATCGCAGGTGGGGCCGAAGCCGCCATCACTCCCCTCGGCATTGCGGGTTTCTGCGCCGCCAGAACCATGTCTACCCGTAACGAGGAACCTACACGAGCTAGCCGACCCTTTGATGCGCAACGCGATGGCTTCGTCATGGGAGAAGGGGCCGGCATCGTGATACTCGAAGCGCTCGATTCGGCCCTGGCTCGTAACGCCAAGATCTATGCCGAAGTAGTCGGCTACGGGATGTCCGGTGACGCCCATCACGTTACAGCTCCTCCTGACGATGGCAACGGGGCCATTCGCTGTATGCGCGCCGCACTCAATGAGGCTGGGGTCAAACCAGAAGAGGTAGATTATATTAATGCCCATGGCACTTCGACCGAGCTAAATGATCGCATAGAGACACTCGCTATTAAAGCGGTTTTTGGAGAACATGCCTACCGTATACCTGTCAGCTCAACAAAATCTATGACCGCTCACATGGTGGGTGCTGCCGGTGCCGTTGAGACGATCTTCTGCGCTCTCGCCATACGCGACCGCATCGTTCCACCCACCATCAACTACGAGTATCCCGATCCCAACTGCGATCTAGACTATGTTCCAAACAAAGCTCGGCCGGCCGACGTGAATATCGCTCTCTCAAACTCATTCGGCTTCGGCGGGCATAACGGCTCTATCCTTCTTAAAAGGTATAGCCACTAG
- a CDS encoding cold-shock protein, translating into MLLGKVKWFNNAKGYGFIVAEDGVDVFVHYSVIQMEGFRTLREGQLVRYEATEGPKGRLATRVIPRVEDDEPSQA; encoded by the coding sequence ATGCTTTTGGGCAAAGTAAAGTGGTTTAACAACGCTAAGGGCTATGGGTTTATCGTTGCCGAAGACGGAGTAGATGTTTTCGTGCACTACTCGGTGATTCAGATGGAAGGGTTCAGAACGTTACGAGAGGGACAACTCGTACGTTACGAGGCAACGGAAGGGCCGAAAGGCCGACTCGCCACCCGTGTAATCCCCAGAGTTGAGGATGATGAACCGAGCCAAGCCTAG